The following coding sequences are from one Ursus arctos isolate Adak ecotype North America unplaced genomic scaffold, UrsArc2.0 scaffold_23, whole genome shotgun sequence window:
- the LOC125282459 gene encoding olfactory receptor 5L1-like encodes MAEMGEENCTSVTEFILLGLAGAPELRVFLFLVFLLIYGVTVAGNLGMIAVIQVSSPLHTPMYFFLSHLSFVDFCYSTIIVPKVLSNILKGDKAISFLGCMVQFYLFCTCVVTEVFLLAVMAYDRFVAICNPLLYMVTMSQNVCMELVSCCYLWGMTCSLIHLCLALEIPSYRSNVINHFFCDLPPLLSLACSDVSINELTVFIVATVNEIITIVIIFTSYLLILITILRMRSAEGRRKAFSTCASHLTAILVFHGTILFIYCRPSSGYSVETDKVATVFYTIVIPMLNPLIYSLRNKDVKEALGKVVSSKIFS; translated from the coding sequence ATGGCAGAAATGGGGGAGGAGAACTGCACCTCTGTGACAGAGTTCATTCTTCTCGGATTAGCAGGTGCCCCTGAGCTCAGAGTCTTCCTCTTCCTGGTGTTCCTTCTCATCTATGGAGTCACCGTTGCAGGAAATCTGGGCATGATTGCAGTGATTCAGGTCAGCTCTCCACTTCAcactcccatgtactttttcctcagcCACTTGTCCTTTGTGGATTTTTGCTACTCCACAATCATCGTGCCAAAGGTGCTGTCCAATATCTTAAAGGGGGACAAAGCCATCTCCTTCCTGGGATGCATGGTGCAATTCTATTTATTTTGCACATGTGTGGTGACTGAGGTCTTCCTGctggctgtgatggcctatgaccgcttcgtggccatctgcaacccaCTGTTGTACATGGTCACCATGTCCCAGAATGTCTGTATGGAGCTGGTATCTTGCTGCTACCTCTGGGGGATGACGTGTTCTCTGATCCACTTGTGTTTAGCTCTGGAGATCCCATCCTATAGATCCAATGTGATTAACCACTTCTTTTGCGATCTACCTCCTCTCTTATCGCTTGCTTGCTCTGATGTCTCTATTAACGAACTCACGGTGTTCATTGTGGCCACTGTCAATGAGATCATCACCATCGTGATCATTTTCACCTCCTACTTGCTGATTCTCATCACCATCCTGAGGATGCGCTCTGCAGAGGGAAGGCGCAAAgccttttccacctgtgcctcccacctCACAGCCATCCTTGTCTTCCATGGAacaattcttttcatttattgccGGCCCAGTTCTGGCTACAGTGTAGAGACTGACAAGGTGGCCACAGTATTCTACACCATAGTGATCCCCATGCTGAACCCTCTTATCTATAGTTTGAGGAACAAGGATGTGAAAGAAGCTCTCGGAAAAGTAGTGAGCTCcaaaatattttcctag